A stretch of Prinia subflava isolate CZ2003 ecotype Zambia chromosome 14, Cam_Psub_1.2, whole genome shotgun sequence DNA encodes these proteins:
- the ABHD14A gene encoding protein ABHD14A, with product MQLARSRLGLLLLGALLTFLLYLLLPAARRSRLDEGKRGWRAANGTVRTGMAAGESPVFYREVPAAAVSPRRPDVLFLHGQAFTSKTWEALGTLALLAAEGYRAVAIDLPGYGDSPPVEMAVTAQGRRTFLEDVFQELGMQRPVLVSPSMSGRFSLPFLVAHGDRLAGFVPIAPVGTKDYTAEQYRRVQTPTLILYGDRDTGLAPQALQNLQHLPEHRVAVLPGAGHACYLDKPEAFHQALLGFLRHLK from the exons ATGCAGCTTGCCCGCAGccgcctggggctgctgctcctcgggGCGCTCCTCACTTTCCTCCTGTACCTCTTGCTCCCGGCCGCCCGTCGCTCACGGCTTGACGAGGGGAAGCGGGGTTGGCGGGCGGCCAACGGCACCGTGCGGACAGGGATGGCTGCGGGGGAGTCCCCCGTGTTCTACAGGGAGGTTCCCGCAGCAGCTGTCAGCCCCAGGAG GCCCGATGTCCTATTCCTGCATGGCCAGGCGTTCACCTCCAAGACGTGGGAGGCCTTGGGCACATTGGCGCTGCTTGCTGCAGAGGGCTACCGTGCGGTCGCAATAGATCTGCCTG GCTATGGGGATTCGCCCCCAGTGGAGAtggcagtgacagcacagggccGGAGGACTTTCCTGGAAGATGTTTTTCAGGAGCTGGGCATGCAGAGGCCTGTTCTTGTCAGCCCCTCTATGAGTGGCCGattttccctgcccttcctcgTGGCACACGGGGACCGGCTGGCTGGCTTTGTGCCCATCGCGCCCGTGGGCACCAAGGACTACACTGCTGAACAGTACCGACGAGTCCAG ACACCCACCCTGATCCTGTACGGTGACCGTGACACTGGCCTggctccccaggctctgcagaacctccagcacctccctgagcaTCGTGTAGCtgtgctgcctggtgctggccATGCCTGCTACCTGGACAAGCCAGAGGCCTTCCaccaggccctgctgggcttCCTGCGCCACCTGAAGTGA
- the LOC134557940 gene encoding putative protein-lysine deacylase ABHD14B, producing the protein MATPRITESTVTVQGQTLFYRKAEPAQAEPKLTVLLLHGIRFSSETWLQVGTLATLAENGYRAVAIDLPGLGRSKDAVAPAAVGQPAPAAFLKAVSEALCLGPAVVISPSLSGMYSLPFLLEHSQLFKAYVPVAPICTEKFTAQQYAQIKTPTLIVYGDQDVELGQTSLKNLQHLPEHQVLMLQGAGHACYLDKPSEWHLGLLAFLQQLK; encoded by the exons ATGGCCACCCCGCGGATCACCGAGAGCACTGTCACGGTGCAAGGGCAGACCCTCTTCTACCGCAAagctgagccagcccaggcagagccgaagctgacagtgctgctgctgcatggcaTCCGCTTCTCCTCTGAAACCTGGCTGCAGGTGGGGACACTTGCCACGCTGGCCGAGAACGGCTACCGAGCCGTGGCCATCGACCTGCCGG GGCTGGGGCGCTCAAAGGATGCTGTGGCACCAGCAGCTGTGGGCCAGCCAGCACCAGCGGCGTTCCTGAAGGCAGTTTCGGAGGCTCTGTGCCTGGGTCCAGCTGTGGTGATCAGCCCATCACTCAGTGGCATGTACTCACTGCCCTTCCTCTTAGAGCACAGCCAGCTGTTCAAGGCCTATGTACCTGTGGCACCCATCTGCACGGAGAAATTCACAGCGCAGCAGTATGCCCAGATCAAA ACCCCTACACTGATTGTGTACGGGGACCAGGACGTGGAGCTGGGGCAGACCAGTCTGAAGAacctgcagcacctccctgagcaCCAGGTGCTGATGCTGCAGGGTGCAGGACACGCCTGCTACCTGGACAAGCCCAGTGAGTGGCACCTTGGACTCCTggccttcctgcagcagctgaagtga
- the ACY1 gene encoding aminoacylase-1 yields the protein MAPGKPGKSTGASENPSVTLFREYLRIDTVHPKPDYDAAVRFLERVGTDLGLACQKVEVCQGRVVLILTWQGTNPRLRSILLNSHTDVVPVFEEHWTYPPFEAVKDSQGNIYARGAQDMKCVSIQYLEAIRRLKTEGKSFARTIHLTFVPDEEVGGHKGMEMFVQRPEFKALNVGFAMDEGLASPSDTFSVFYGERSPWWIKVKCMGSPGHGSRFISNTAAEKMHKVINSFLAFRESERQRLKSNSSLTLGDVTSLNMTMLEGGVSFNVVPSEMAASFDIRIPPTVDLKAFEEQVATWCRSAGDGVTYEFHQKCMDQHITSTEESDPWWKAFSGVCRDMKLQLKLEIFPAATDSRYIRAAGHPAIGFSPMNRTPVLLHDHNEFLNEQVFLRGIEIYACLLTALASVPPLPAEG from the exons ATGGCACCTGGGAAGCCTGGGAAGAGCACGGGGGCCTCAGAGAACCCCTCGGTTACACTTTTCCGGGAGTACCTGAGGATTGACACTGTCCACCCTAAACCTGACTATG ATGCAGCTGTGCGGTTTCTGGAGCGTGTTGGCACCGACCTGGGCTTGGCCTGCCAAAAAGTTGAG GTGTGCCAGGGCCGTGTGGTGCTGATCCTGACCTGGCAGGGCACGAACCCCCGCCTGCGCTCCATCCTTCTCAACTCCCACACCGATGTCGTGCCTGTCTTCGAG gagcactggACCTACCCACCCTTTGAGGCAGTTAAAGACTCGCAAGGCAACATCTACGCCCGGGGTGCCCAGGATATGAAATGCGTCTCCATCCA GTACCTTGAGGCAATCCGGAGGCTGAAGACAGAAGGGAAGTCTTTTGCCCGCACCATCCATCTCACCTTTGTGCCTG ATGAGGAGGTGGGTGGACACAAAGGCATGGAGATGTTCGTGCAGCGCCCTGAGTTCAAAGCACTCAACGTGGGCTTTGCCATGGATGAGG GCCTGGCCAGCCCATCCGACACCTTCAGTGTTTTCTATGGCGAGAGGAGCCCATGGT GGATAAAGGTGAAGTGCATGGGTAGCCCTGGCCATGGGTCCCGCTTCATCAGCAACACGGCGGCTGAGAAGATG cacaaaGTCATCAACTCCTTCCTGGCCTTCAGGGAGAGCGAAAGGCAGAG GCTAAAGTCCAACTCAAGCCTGACCCTAGGGGATGTCACCTCTCTCAACATGACCATGCTGGAGGGAGGTGTCTCCTTCAACGTGGTGCCCTCTGAGATGGCTGCCAGCTTTGACATCCGCATCCCACCCACTGTGGACCTGAAG GCCTTTGAGGAACAGGTGGCCACGTGGTGCCGTAGTGCTGGGGATGGTGTCACTTATGAGTTCCACCAG AAATGCATGGACCAACACATTACCTCCACTGAGGAGTCGGACCCATGGTGGAAGGCCTTCAGTGGGGTCTGTAGGGACAT GAAGCTGCAGCTCAAGCTTGAGATCTTCCCGGCTGCCACCGACAGCCGCTACATCCGAGCA GCAGGACACCCTGCTATTGGCTTTTCACCCATGAACCGCactccagtgctgctccacGACCACAACGAGTTCCTGAACGAGCAAGTCTTCCTGCGGGGCATCGAGATCTATGCCTGCCTCCTGACTGCCCTGGCCTCAGTGCCCCCGCTGCCTGCTGAGGGCTGA
- the SEMA3G gene encoding semaphorin-3G, with amino-acid sequence MRAALAVSLSLCWLWAAGHSLPRLRLSYRELLGTNRSVLFFGHRGFLGFRSLYLDEYRDRLFIGGKDVLYSLLLDGASADVKEIYWPPRPGQTEECFQKGKDPGTDCANYVRVLHPYNRTHLLACGTGAFHPMCTFIYVGHRGEHIFSLDPASVETGRGRCPHEPSRAFASTVIGGELYAGLTADFLGRDPGVFRSMGTRSALRTEVDQRLLNDPKFVAAHLIPDNDDRDNNKAYFFFTEKVVEADSKEHAIVSRVGRVCVNDAGGQRVLVNKWSTFNKARLMCSVPGPGGIDTYFDELEDVFLLRTKDGKSPEIYALFSTVSHVFRGSAVCVYRMADIREVFNGPFAHRESPHHQWGAYEGRVPYPRPGVCPSKTTNEPRRQYRTTKDFPDEVLHFARAHPLMHRTVYPRHRRPLLVKTDLPYRLRQLVVDRVEAEDGQHDILFLGTDAGSVLKVVVMQKTSSALTEEVILEELQIFKMPVAITQMEISVKRQTLYVGSSLAVAQVRLHQCESYGTACAECCLARDPYCAWDGTACTHAQPSGKHRHRRQDARHGNPAHQCLDQNLTVDDFESIEEKVLYGAEDNSTFLECVPRSPQASVQWFVQRPPDEQRDEVKTDERILQMEHGLLFRKLHRHDAGIYYCKTLEHGFTQLVAKTTLEVITSEQLAHTFPQGRGDKVPHLLCPEPRLVPQAPKTWFKDIMHLISSQNPRRVEEYCARLWCSSRPHHRKSKLVAQAKLVLAGVDVAKKGRTAKPHSERNRVPRQAPAT; translated from the exons ATGCGGGCAGCACTGGCGGTGTCGCTGTcgctgtgctggctctgggcggcggggcacagcctgccccgGCTCCGCTTGTCCTACCGCG AGCTTTTAGGCACCAACCGCTCCGTTCTCTTCTTTGGTCACCGCGGCTTCCTGGGCTTCCGCTCCCTCTACCTGGATGAGTACCGGGACCGGCTCTTCATCGGGGGGAAGGATGTGCTCTACTCCCTGCTCCTGGATGGGGCCAGTGCAGATGTCAAGGAG ATCTACTGGCCACCCCGCCCTGGGCAGACGGAGGAGTGTTTTCAGAAGGGGAAAGACCCAGGG ACTGACTGTGCCAACTATGTCCGTGTGCTGCATCCCTACAACCGGACACACCTGCTGGCCTGTGGGACAGGCGCCTTCCACCCCATGTGCACCTTCATCTACGTGGGGCACCGTGGCGAG cacatcTTCAGCCTGGACCCTGCCAGCGTGGAGACCGGCCGGGGCAGGTGCCCACACGAGCCCAGCCGTGCTTTCGCCAGCACCGTCATCG GTGGGGAGCTGTACGCTGGCCTCACTGCAGATTTCCTGGGGCGCGATCCCGGTGTTTTCCGCAGCATGGGGACCCGCTCTGCCCTGCGCACAGAGGTGGACCAGCGCTTACTCAATG ATCCCAAATTCGTGGCAGCCCACTTGATCCCAGACAATGATGACCGGGACAATAACAAAGCCTATTTCTTCTTCACGGAGAAGGTGGTGGAGGCAGACAGCAAGGAGCACGCCATTGTCAGCCGTGTGGGGCGTGTCTGTGTG aaTGATGCTGGTGGCCAGAGGGTGCTGGTCAACAAATGGAGTACCTTCAACAAGGCCCGGCTGATGTGCTCAGTCCCCGGCCCTGGTGGCATCGACACCTACTTTGATGAGCTGG AGGATGTCTTCTTGTTGAGGACAAAGGATGGGAAGAGCCCGGAGATCTATGCCCTTTTCAGCACCGTCAG ccacGTTTTCCGGGGCTCTGCTGTCTGTGTGTACCGCATGGCCGACATCCGGGAGGTCTTCAACGGGCCCTTTGCGCACCGGGAGAGCCCCCATCACCAGTGGGGCGCCTACGAGGGTAGGGTGCCCTACCCACGGCCAGGTGTG tgtcccagcaaGACCACCAACGAGCCCCGGCGGCAGTACCGCACCACCAAGGACTTCCCTGACGAGGTGCTGCACTTTGCCCGTGCTCACCCACTCATGCACAGGACCGTGTACCCCCGGCACCGCCGGCCCCTCCTCGTGAAGACCGACCTGCCCTACCGGCTGCGCCAGCTCGTGGTGGACAGGGTGGAGGCCGAGGACGGGCAGCATGACATTCTCTTCCTGGGCacag ATGCTGGCTCGGTGCTGAAGGTGGTGGTCATGCAGAAGACGAGCTCAGCCTTGACTGAAGAAGTcatcctggaggagctgcagattTTTAAG ATGCCTGTGGCCATCACCCAGATGGAGATCTCTGTCAAGCGT CAAACGCTCTACGTGGGCTCCAGCCTAGCGGTGGCCCAGGTACGGCTGCACCAGTGCGAGTCCTATGGCACTGCTTGTGCTGAGTGCTGCCTGGCCAGGGATCCCTACTGTGCCTGGGATGGCACTGCCTGCACCCACGCCCAGCCCTCTGGCAAGCACCGCCATCGCCGCCAGGATGCCCGCCATGGCAATCCCGCACACCAGTGTCTGGACCAGAACCTGACCG TGGATGATTTTGAGAGCATTGAGGAGAAGGTGCTTTATGGGGCAGAGGACAACAGCACCTTCCTGGAGTGTGTGCCCCGGTCCCCACAGGCCAGCGTGCAGTGGTTTGTCCAGAGGCCCCCCGATGAGCAGCGGGACGAG GTGAAGACGGACGAGCGGATCCTGCAGATGGAGCATGGGCTGCTTTTCCGCAAGCTGCACCGGCACGACGCCGGCATCTACTATTGCAAAACGCTGGAGCACGGCTTTACCCAGCTGGTGGCCAAGACCACCCTGGAGGTGATCACCAGTGAGCAGCTGGCACACACCTTCCCCCAGGGCCGAGGGGACAAGGTCCCACacctgctgtgccctgagccccGGCTGGTGCCACAAGCTCCCAAAACCTGGTTCAAGGACATCATGCACCTCATCAGCTCCCAAAACCCACGGCGAGTGGAGGAGTACTGTGCCCGCCTCTGGTGCAGCAGCCGCCCTCACCACCGCAAGAGCAAACTGGTGGCCCAGGCCAAACTGGTCCTGGCTGGCGTGGACGTGGCCAAGAAGGGACGGACAGCCAAACCCCACAGCGAGAGGAACCGTGTGCCCCGGCAAGCACCGGCCACTTAG